Genomic DNA from Deinococcus aerius:
CGTGATGGACGGGCTGGACACGCCCGGGGCGGTGGCCGAACACCACCGGCTGCCCGCCCCCACCGTGACCCGCATCGTGACCAAGCTGGCCGCCCAGGGCCTGCTGGAGCGCGTGACGGACCCCGCCGACCTCCGCCGCCAGCGCCTGCGCCTGACCCCGGCGGGCGAGGCGACGCGGACCCGTACCCGCGCGGCCTCGCAGGACATCGTGCAGGCCCACTTCGGGCACCTGCCGCCTGCCCAGGTCCACGCGGCGCTCGTCGCCCTGGAAGGGCTGGAGGCGGCCCTCGCCCCCTCGCGCGAGGAGGTGAGCCTGTGAATACCCCCAACCTCTCCCACCGGGATAAGATTCTGGCCTTCGTCGGCATCCTCATGGTGCTGTTCCTCTCCAGCCTGAACCTGACGGTGGTGGGCAGCGCCATGCCGCGCGTGATCGCCGACCTGGGCGGCTTTCACCTGTACGCCTGGGCCTTCACGGCGTACTCGCTCGCCACGACGATCACCATCCCCATCGTCGGCACGGTCAGCGACCGCTACGGCCGCCGCCCGCTGATCCTGCTGGGGATCGTGGTGTTCGCGCTGGGCAGCGTGCTGCTGGGCCTCTCGCAGAGCATGGGGCAGCTCATCGCGCTGCGTGCCCTCCAGGGCATCGGCGGCGGCACCCTCATGGCGATGAGCTTCACCGCCATCGCCGACCTGTTCACGCCCATCGAGCGCGGGCGGTATCAGGGGTACACCGGGGCCGTCTGGGGCGTCAGCAGTGTGGTGGGGCCGCTCGTCGGCGGCTTCCTCACCGACCACCTGGGCTGGCGCAGCGTGTTCTTCGTGAACGTCCCCTTCGCGCTGCTGGCGGTGTATTTCGTGTGGCGCTTCTTCCGGCTGCCCGCCCCGACCGGCCCGCGCACGCACCGAACCTTCGATGCCCTGGGCGCGGCCCTGCTCGGCGGCACGGTGGCGGCCCTGACCCTGGCCCTGTCGTGGGGCGGCGGCACCTACGCCTGGGACAGCGCCCGCATCCTGGGCCTGCTCGCGGCCACGCTCGTCCTCGGTGGCCTGTACGTGCGGCACAGCGCGCGGCAGGAGCAGCCCATCCTGAACCTGCGGCTGCTGCGCGACCCGGCCATCTCGCTCGCGTCCGCGGCGGGCTTCCTGACGAGCGCGGGCATGTACGCCGCGATCCTGTACCTGCCCCTGTACATGCAGGGCGTGCGCGGCAGCAGCGCCAGCGGGAGCGGCCTGGCCCTCGCGCCCCTGATGCTCGGCATGATCACCACGAGCACCCTCAGCGGGCAGATCGTGAGCCGCACCGGGCGGTACAAGCTGCTCATCCTGGGCGGTGCGTTTGTCGCCACCGTCGCCCTGCTGCTGAGCACCACGCTCGGCACCGTCACCCCGCTGTGGATCGCGGTCGGCCTGATGGTGCTGCTGGGCATCGGTCTGGGCCCGGTGAACAGCCAGCTCACGCTCGCGGTGCAGAACGCCGCGCCGCGTGACCAGCTCGGCAGCGCCACGAGCGGCAACCAGTTCTTCCGCCAGATCGGGGGCACGCTCGCGGTCAGCCTGTTCGGGGCGCTCGTCAATGCCCAGCTCGCGGGGAACCTCGGCGCGCAGCTTCCGGCGGGAGCCCGCGCGCTGCCCGCGCCGGTGCGGGAGGCCATCGCTAACCCCAACCTGCTCTCCAGCCCTCAGGCGACCGGGGAGTTGGAGGCGGCTCTGGCCCGGCTGGGACACCCCGACCTCTTCGCCCCCATCCTGAACGCCCTGCGCGGGGTGATGGCCGGAGCCATCGACCACGTGTTCCTGATTGCGGGCCTGCTCGTGGGGGTGGCCTTCCTCGTCACGCTGGCCCTGCCCGAGCGGCCCCTGGCCGGACGGAAGGTGGCACCCCGTGCGGAGGCCCCCGAAAGGCGGGAGGCGGCGGCGACCGATTGAAGCTCGGCGGACAGAGGGGTCGGGACCTGGGCAGAACATCCGGGTCCCGGCTCATTATCTCCCGAGTTGCGCGACCCGCTCGGGCGCCTGCTCCCCCTCGGCGGCAATGCCGAAGAAGTTCACGCGGCCCACCGAGTCGAAGCCCACGACCACGGCCCAGATCGTCTGGTGGTCCAGCTCGAAGGTCGCGCTGCGGACGTAGTACGTGCTGCCCGCGTCGGTAAAGGTCCGCTCGCCCAGCACCTGCCGCTCGGCCCCGTAGGTCTTCACGCCCGCCTCCCGGTAGGCGCGAAAGGCCGCGAGCGTGCCCCACTCGGCCTGCACCTCGGGGGTAAAGGCCTGCCACACGCGCTCCACCCGCACCGCGTAGAAGTCAGCGATCAGGGCGCGGCCACGGGTCAGGGCCTCCTGCTCGGCCGGGGTTTTGGGGGCGGGGGGGACGGGAAGGGTCGTCTGTGCCGCGCTCGCCGGGGCCAGCAGCGCGAGGCACAGGGTCGCGGTCCGCAGCAGCGTCTTCATGCCCCAGCGTAGACCCGGGGGAGCGGCCATGCAGTCAGGGAAGCGACGATTCGGCCCGGCTGTAGAGGGCTCGCTCGGCCAGCACCCGCTCGATCACCGCCGCCACCCCGTCCTGGGTATTGGTCAGGGTGATCTCGTCTGCCGCCTCCAGAGCCTCCGGTTCCGCGTGGCCCATCGCCACCCCGTGCCCCGCCCAGGCAAGCATCTCCGCGTCGTTCGGCGCGTCGCCGAAAGCGAGAACCTCCTCCCGGGCAATGCCCAGGCGCGCGCAGAGCCGCTCCAGGCCCCACGCCTTGCTGACCCCCTCGGCCAGGACCTCCAGAAAGGGGGCGCCCGAGTGGGTGACGGCGAAGCCGCCCAGGTTCAGGGCGCGTAACTCGGCCAGCAACTCGCGCGGCGTCAGGGTCGTGTGCCGCAC
This window encodes:
- a CDS encoding MarR family winged helix-turn-helix transcriptional regulator, whose product is MTSRDSSHSPDELYRLVRQTLRLSRRFRQVLDEPLEQAVNLNTKEVLVLAAVMDGLDTPGAVAEHHRLPAPTVTRIVTKLAAQGLLERVTDPADLRRQRLRLTPAGEATRTRTRAASQDIVQAHFGHLPPAQVHAALVALEGLEAALAPSREEVSL
- a CDS encoding MDR family MFS transporter; amino-acid sequence: MNTPNLSHRDKILAFVGILMVLFLSSLNLTVVGSAMPRVIADLGGFHLYAWAFTAYSLATTITIPIVGTVSDRYGRRPLILLGIVVFALGSVLLGLSQSMGQLIALRALQGIGGGTLMAMSFTAIADLFTPIERGRYQGYTGAVWGVSSVVGPLVGGFLTDHLGWRSVFFVNVPFALLAVYFVWRFFRLPAPTGPRTHRTFDALGAALLGGTVAALTLALSWGGGTYAWDSARILGLLAATLVLGGLYVRHSARQEQPILNLRLLRDPAISLASAAGFLTSAGMYAAILYLPLYMQGVRGSSASGSGLALAPLMLGMITTSTLSGQIVSRTGRYKLLILGGAFVATVALLLSTTLGTVTPLWIAVGLMVLLGIGLGPVNSQLTLAVQNAAPRDQLGSATSGNQFFRQIGGTLAVSLFGALVNAQLAGNLGAQLPAGARALPAPVREAIANPNLLSSPQATGELEAALARLGHPDLFAPILNALRGVMAGAIDHVFLIAGLLVGVAFLVTLALPERPLAGRKVAPRAEAPERREAAATD